A genome region from Carcharodon carcharias isolate sCarCar2 chromosome 17, sCarCar2.pri, whole genome shotgun sequence includes the following:
- the LOC121289517 gene encoding sodium-dependent phosphate transporter 1-like yields the protein MALDEYVWMVVVGFIIAFILAFSVGANDVANSFGTAVGSGVLTLRKACVLATIFETVGSVLLGARVSETIRKGIIDVEVFNSSQQVLMAGSVSSMFGSAVWQLLASFLKLPISGTHCIVGATIGFCLVATGAHGVKWLELLKIVASWFISPLLSGIMSAAVFYFVRFFILHKADPVPNGLRALPVFYACTIAINLFSILYTGAPLLGFDRIPLWGTVLITLGSSVICALFIWFVICPRMKRKIEREVKAHKAHSVLDKKNDDYYSVPKDELEETHLKVLLTDAASEIKTPLTDGVSVLPAKQSLEKSSGRIAFIGDSAEDLRKESGEMKETNIDHVMNGTVQFGSNHVQFNQVIGDQTSTNGYSGHYHTVHKDSGLYKELLHKLHLAKMIDCSGDSNEPSSRPLRRNNSYTCYTMAICGMPLDSFKPKEGEAKAEEMEKLTSSGLESKKRIRQDSYSSYCNAMADSNKSTEDGSVKLEIDLGDRKCSDGSVEEWREQEKPEVALLFQFLQILTACFGSFAHGGNDVSNAIGPLVALWVVYYTGDVASKMETPIWLLLYGGVGICLGLWVWGRRVIQTMGKDLTPITPSSGFSIELASALTVVIASNAGLPVSTTHCKVGSVVAVGWMRAKKAVDWRLFRNIFMAWFVTVPISGLISAAIMALFKYAIL from the exons ATGGCACTAGATGAGTACGTGTGGATGGTTGTAGTTGGTTTCATCATTGCATTTATTCTGGCGTTTTCGGTGGGGGCCAATGACGTTGCCAATTCATTTGGGACGGCGGTTGGTTCGGGAGTACTGACACTCAGGAAGGCCTGTGTCTTGGCAACCATCTTCGAGACAGTGGGTTCTGTGCTGTTGGGTGCCAGAGTCAGTGAGACCATCCGCAAAGGAATAATTGATGTGGAGGTGTTCAACTCGAGTCAGCAAGTGCTAATGGCTGGATCAGTCAGTTCCATGTTTG GTTCTGCTGTCTGGCAGTTACTGGCTTCATTTTTGAAGCTCCCTATATCTGGTACCCATTGCATTGTGGGTGCTACCATTGGTTTCTGTTTGGTGGCTACAGGTGCCCATGGTGTCAAGTGGTTGGAGCTGCTCAAGATAG TGGCTTCTTGGTTCATCTCACCACTGCTGTCTGGAATCATGTCTGCTGCTGTCTTTTACTTTGTCCGTTTCTTCATCTTACATAAG GCTGACCCAGTGCCAAACGGTCTCCGAGCCCTGCCTGTTTTCTATGCCTGTACAATTGCGATAAACCTTTTCTCCATCCTGTACACAGGAGCACCTT TGTTGGGATTTGACCGGATTCCCCTTTGGGGCACAGTGCTGATTACATTGGGGAGTAGTGTCATCTGTGCTCTCTTCATTTGGTTCGTCATCTGTCCCAGAATGAAGAGAAAAATTGAAA GAGAGGTCAAAGCCCATAAGGCACACAGTGTACTAGATAAGAAGAATGATGATTACTATTCAGTTCCCAAGGATGAACTGGAAGAGACTCATTTGAAGGTTCTGTTGACTGATGCAGCATCTGAAATAAAGACTCCCCTTACAGATGGGGTTTCTGTTCTACCAGCCAAGCAGAGTTTGGAGAAGTCAAGTGGAAGAATTGCTTTCATCGGAGATTCAGCAGAGGATTTAAGGAAAGAAAGTGGAGAGATGAAAGAAACCAATATTGACCATGTGATGAATG GGACTGTGCAATTTGGAAGCAATCATGTGCAGTTCAACCAGGTTATTGGTGATCAAACAAGTACCAATGGCTACAGtggtcactatcacactgtacacAAGGATTCAGGATTGTACAAAGAACTTCTTCACAAGTTGCACTTAGCCAAAATGATTGACTGTTCTGGGGACTCGAATGAACCAAGCAGCAGGCCACTACGTCGCAACAACAGCTATACGTGTTACACCATGGCAATTTGTGGCATGCCTCTTGATTCCTTCAAGCCCAAAGAAGGGGAAGCAAAAGCTGAGGAAATGGAAAAACTGACATCATCTGGCTTGGAATCGAAAAAACGTATCAGACAGGATAGTTACAGCAGCTACTGTAATGCTATGGCTGATTCCAACAAGAGTACTGAGGATGGAAGCGTGAAGCTTGAAATTGACCTGGGAGACCGTAAATGCAGTGATGGGTCGGTGGAGGAATGGCGTGAGCAGGAAAAACCTGAAGTTGCATTACTGTTTCAATTCCTGCAGATCCTGACTGCCTGCTTTGGCTCCTTTGCTCATGGTGGTAATGATGTCAG CAATGCAATTGGTCCTTTGGTGGCTCTGTGGGTTGTTTACTACACGGGAGATGTTGCCTCAAAAATGGAAACTCCAATCTGGCTGCTTTTGTACGGAGGTGTGGGCATATGTCTTGGTCTGTGGGTCTGGGGGCGGAGAGTTATACAAACTATGGGCAAGGATCTGACACCAATTACTCCCTCAAG TGGCTTCAGTATTGAATTGGCCTCTGCTCTTACTGTGGTGATTGCTTCGAATGCTGGTCTTCCTGTCAGTACGACACATTGCAAG GTAGGGTCAGTTGTAGCTGTTGGCTGGATGCGTGCCAAGAAAGCTGTTGACTGGCGTCTCTTCCGAAACATCTTCATGGCTTGGTTTGTTACAGTCCCAATCTCCGGTCTTATTAGTGCTGCCATCATGGCTTTATTCAAATATGCTATCTTATAA